GCTACGAGAACTTCGTCTCGCAGCTGGATATCGATGAAAGCAAAGAAAAGCTCAACTGGCTGGGCACCATGGATTCTTCGTCGCTGAAGATGAAAGTGGCGGCCTCCATCGTGGCGATTTCTTCCATCCACCTGCTGCGCATCTTCATGGACGCCAAGAACGTCGATCCGCAGCATCTGATGTGGTACGTAATCATCCACATGACCTTCGTGATCTCGGCGTTTGCCATGGGTTACCTGGACAAGGTCACCAAGCACTGATGTGCCACGCCGGCCTTACTGCTCGACGAAGTAGTAAGGCTGGCGGTTGATGGTCATCTCCTTGATCACCTTCACGGGGGTGGTCAGGCCGTTGGTGTGGTCCAGCAGCGCAATGTTGCCGGGCCTGGCGGCGAGGTGAGCCTGCAGTTCGGCCTCGGTTTGCAGGATGGGCAGGTAGCTTTGCAGGTAGAACACGCTGGCCCCGGCGATGCGCTCATTCGGCTGAAACAACGCCAGCTCTTTGCCTTCGGCCTGCAGGGCCTGAATCTGACTGATCACCGGTACGAATGATTGGCGCACATCGGCCTTTGGCGCGAACCAGAAGGCTGCGCTCAGGTAGCAGGCAACCGCCAGGGCGAACACGCCGCCGATCACGGTTGTGTGGTGACGGTACAGCGCCGGTTTGCGTGCTTTGAGCCAATCCAGCAACACCCCGGCATATTCCGCTGCGAGTACGGCGGCAGCGGGTGTGAGTGCCATCAGGTAAACGGTGCGCTTGCTGGAGGCCAGGGTCAGCAGGGTAAATTGCGCCACCAGCCACACACTGAAAAACAGGCGATAGCGGTTGCGCACCAGGCTTTTACGAAAGTGCCACAGGCCCAGGTACACCAGAATGTTCCACGGCAGGAACGCCTCGGGCAGTTTCGCGATGTAATAGTAAAAGGGCTCGTAATGCCCGGCTTCGACAAACGAACCGCTGAAGCGCCCGACGCTGTTGGTCCACAGCACTTCGGCCACCGCCTGCATACCGCCGCGCTGGAACAGGAAGCCCAGCCAGATCAGCAGCGGTACCAGCGCCACTAACGTGAACAGCGCCGGCTTGAGCCAGTCGCCAATGCGCAAGCGCTTGTCCATCAGGCTGGTGCTGGCCAGGTACACAAAGATCACAATGCCCGGCATCGCCAGGCCAAGCACGCCTTTGCTCAAGGTGGCGATCACCATGCCGACGGTAAACAGCGCCCAGGCCCAGGCGCTGGAGCCTTCGCGCTCAGGGCGCACGGCCTGGTAGAACGCCAGCAGTGCG
The genomic region above belongs to Pseudomonas poae and contains:
- a CDS encoding TIGR00645 family protein, which translates into the protein MERFIENAMYASRWLLAPIYFGLSLGLLALALKFFQEVIHLLPSVFSMAESELILVLLSLIDMALVGGLLVMVMISGYENFVSQLDIDESKEKLNWLGTMDSSSLKMKVAASIVAISSIHLLRIFMDAKNVDPQHLMWYVIIHMTFVISAFAMGYLDKVTKH
- a CDS encoding glycosyltransferase family 39 protein; protein product: MTRPAPLLLLLAGLLFFFALGNHALQGSTEARVAGIAMAMHLDNDWVVPQLFREPFLEKPPLSLWLDAGAIRVFGATTWAVRLASAFAGLFSVMLFYAMLRTFGRPKTMAFSAALILATMASYWSNVRGVGEDSLLSLGVTTALLAFYQAVRPEREGSSAWAWALFTVGMVIATLSKGVLGLAMPGIVIFVYLASTSLMDKRLRIGDWLKPALFTLVALVPLLIWLGFLFQRGGMQAVAEVLWTNSVGRFSGSFVEAGHYEPFYYYIAKLPEAFLPWNILVYLGLWHFRKSLVRNRYRLFFSVWLVAQFTLLTLASSKRTVYLMALTPAAAVLAAEYAGVLLDWLKARKPALYRHHTTVIGGVFALAVACYLSAAFWFAPKADVRQSFVPVISQIQALQAEGKELALFQPNERIAGASVFYLQSYLPILQTEAELQAHLAARPGNIALLDHTNGLTTPVKVIKEMTINRQPYYFVEQ